A region of Beijerinckia sp. 28-YEA-48 DNA encodes the following proteins:
- the fliI gene encoding flagellar protein export ATPase FliI: MSALDRLAGAVASAAVDGPTIRTGGLVQSVAAGTYSVSGLSKFARLGDQVFFDTGEQTAFGEVIRIDELVLVKSFQTRMDVGLGTRAWLAGPLRIAPDKAWQGRVINSLAQPLDGKGKLPGGGVLIATDTDPPPAMSRERVSEAIKTGVLAIDVFTPLCAGQRIGIFAGSGVGKSTLLGMLAQAKGFDIVVIALVGERGREVREFLEDSLALGAERAIIVVATGDESPMMRKQAPLTAMTIAEYFRNDGASVLLIVDSVTRFAHASRDIALAAGEPPVARGYAPSVFSDLPKLLERAGPGPSGKGSITGIFSVLVDGDDHNDPVADSIRGTLDGHIVLDRSIADEGRYPAINILASISRLSQQVWTQEQRELVRKLRAIVARYEDTRDLRSMGGYTPGSDAELDQAVKMVPKLYDALRQSPGQPLSSEAFRDLAEKLREPG; this comes from the coding sequence ATGTCCGCCCTTGATCGACTGGCCGGCGCGGTTGCATCGGCAGCGGTCGACGGTCCGACGATCCGCACCGGCGGCCTCGTCCAGAGTGTTGCCGCCGGCACCTATTCCGTGTCCGGCCTTTCGAAATTCGCACGCCTTGGCGATCAGGTTTTCTTCGATACGGGTGAGCAGACAGCTTTCGGCGAAGTCATTCGCATCGACGAGCTTGTTCTCGTCAAATCCTTTCAGACCAGAATGGATGTCGGCCTCGGCACCAGGGCCTGGCTCGCCGGGCCGCTGCGCATTGCGCCAGACAAGGCCTGGCAGGGGCGCGTCATCAATTCACTGGCGCAGCCGCTGGACGGCAAGGGCAAGCTGCCGGGCGGCGGCGTGCTGATCGCGACCGATACCGACCCGCCTCCCGCGATGAGCCGGGAGCGCGTCAGCGAAGCGATCAAAACCGGCGTATTGGCGATCGACGTTTTCACGCCCCTGTGCGCGGGACAGCGCATCGGAATTTTCGCCGGCTCCGGCGTCGGTAAATCGACCTTGCTGGGCATGTTGGCGCAGGCCAAGGGCTTTGACATTGTCGTCATTGCTCTCGTTGGAGAGCGCGGCCGCGAGGTACGCGAGTTTCTGGAAGACTCTCTGGCCCTGGGCGCCGAGCGCGCAATCATCGTTGTCGCGACCGGTGACGAGAGCCCGATGATGCGCAAGCAGGCGCCGCTGACGGCGATGACCATCGCCGAATATTTCAGGAACGACGGCGCCTCTGTTCTGCTGATTGTCGATTCCGTCACCCGTTTTGCCCATGCATCGCGCGACATCGCGCTCGCGGCGGGCGAACCGCCCGTGGCCCGCGGCTATGCGCCAAGCGTCTTCAGCGACCTGCCGAAATTGCTCGAACGCGCTGGGCCCGGCCCCTCCGGCAAGGGCTCGATCACCGGAATATTCTCCGTCCTGGTCGACGGCGACGATCACAACGACCCTGTCGCCGACAGCATTCGCGGCACGCTCGACGGACATATCGTTCTGGACCGGTCCATCGCGGACGAGGGACGCTATCCGGCCATCAACATTCTCGCGTCTATCTCACGCCTGTCGCAGCAGGTCTGGACCCAAGAACAGCGGGAACTGGTGCGGAAGCTGCGCGCGATCGTGGCGCGCTACGAGGACACCCGCGACCTGAGATCCATGGGTGGGTATACGCCCGGCAGCGATGCGGAACTCGATCAGGCCGTCAAGATGGTGCCCAAGCTCTATGACGCCTTGCGGCAATCACCGGGGCAACCGCTCAGCAGCGAGGCCTTCCGCGACCTTGCTGAAAAACTGCGCGAGCCTGGCTGA
- the flgF gene encoding flagellar basal-body rod protein FlgF — MQSSLYVGISAQMTLRRQLDAIANNVANANTTGFRGEEIKFEKLVTGDKDVAFASTGSTYIQRRPGAMVKSDNPLDVAISGEGWLSLQTPNGTVYTRDGRMMMAETGVLQSIAGNPILDAGGSQIRLNPADGPVSISRDGMLTQAGIQVGAIGLFSIDESAKLTRAENSGVIPDRPAIPILDFRASGLVQGFTENSNVNPIMEMSRLVMIQRAFESMTSSMESSENSFNDAIKTLGATT; from the coding sequence ATGCAATCAAGCCTGTATGTTGGAATTTCCGCGCAAATGACATTGCGTCGGCAGCTCGATGCGATCGCCAACAATGTGGCCAACGCCAATACGACGGGATTTCGCGGCGAAGAGATCAAGTTCGAGAAATTGGTTACGGGCGATAAGGATGTCGCCTTTGCCTCGACCGGCAGCACCTATATTCAGCGGCGCCCGGGCGCGATGGTCAAGTCGGACAATCCTCTGGACGTGGCTATTTCCGGCGAGGGTTGGCTCAGTCTGCAAACCCCGAATGGAACCGTCTATACGCGCGACGGGCGCATGATGATGGCGGAGACCGGAGTACTGCAATCGATCGCGGGCAACCCTATTCTCGACGCTGGCGGCTCACAGATCCGACTCAATCCGGCAGACGGCCCCGTCAGCATCTCGCGCGACGGCATGCTCACCCAAGCCGGCATTCAGGTCGGCGCCATCGGCCTGTTTTCCATCGACGAGAGCGCCAAATTGACCCGGGCCGAAAATTCTGGCGTTATCCCCGACCGCCCCGCGATTCCGATTCTCGATTTCCGGGCCAGCGGGCTGGTTCAGGGCTTTACTGAGAACTCCAATGTGAATCCGATCATGGAGATGAGCCGCCTCGTCATGATCCAGCGCGCGTTTGAGAGCATGACGAGCTCCATGGAAAGCTCCGAGAACTCGTTCAACGATGCGATTAAGACGCTCGGCGCCACGACATGA